The Pseudoalteromonas rubra region GGCAACTTCTATGATTGGGCGGCTTTGCTGATAGGCTTGCTTGGCAATAAATGCCGCCTTCTCATACCCGATCACCGGATTCAATGCCGTGACCAGGATAGGGTTGCGGGTGAGTGCCTGTTGTAGACTCGATTCGTTGACCTTGAAAGTAGCGATAGCTTTGTCTGCAAGCAAACGGGACATATTTGCCAGTAACTCGATACTTTGCAGGATATTGTAGGCAATGACCGGCAGCATCACGTTAAGCTCAAAGTTACCTGACTGGCCTGCCACAGTGATGGTAGCATCATTGCCAATTACCTGAGCACTGACCATTGCTGCGGCTTCCGGGATCACCGGGTTAACCTTACCTGGCATGATGGACGAACCTGGTTGTAAAGCTTGTAGCTCTATCTCGCTTAACCCTGCCAGAGGGCCTGAATTCATCCAGCGCAGATCGTTGGCGATTTTCATATTGGCGACGGCCAGCGTTTTTAACTGACCCGATAACGCCACAATGGCATCTTGTGAGCCGATGTTATAGAAGAAGTTTTTACTCGGGGTGAAGCGGATCCCAACATTACTGCTTAAGTAGCTGTTAAACGTAGCCGCGAAACGTGCATCGGCATTTACACCAGTACCAACGGCGGTGCCGCCCTGGCCAAGCTCATAAATCTTTTCCAGTGCCTGGACAATACCCTCACAGGCAGAATCGATCTGATGCTGCCAGCCGCTGAGTGTTTGTGCAAAGGTAACCGGCATAGCATCCATCAGATGGGTGCGGCCTGTTTTAACCAAATGACCGACCTCTTTGCTTTTGTGCTCAATGGTCTGAGACAGGTGCTTGAGTGCTGGCAGTAATTCATATACGGCCAGTATGGCACTGCTGACGTGAATCGCAGTAGGGATAACATCATTGGAGCTTTGCCCCATATTAACATGGTCATT contains the following coding sequences:
- a CDS encoding class II fumarate hydratase, which translates into the protein MSEFRQVSDSMGVLDVPQDALYQAQTQRAINNFPVSGLTLPGSFIRALAYIKQAAAESNQELGHLPSSQAQAIVSACQQIIDGEHLSQFPVDVFQTGSGTSSNMNANEVIASLATQLSGETVHPNDHVNMGQSSNDVIPTAIHVSSAILAVYELLPALKHLSQTIEHKSKEVGHLVKTGRTHLMDAMPVTFAQTLSGWQHQIDSACEGIVQALEKIYELGQGGTAVGTGVNADARFAATFNSYLSSNVGIRFTPSKNFFYNIGSQDAIVALSGQLKTLAVANMKIANDLRWMNSGPLAGLSEIELQALQPGSSIMPGKVNPVIPEAAAMVSAQVIGNDATITVAGQSGNFELNVMLPVIAYNILQSIELLANMSRLLADKAIATFKVNESSLQQALTRNPILVTALNPVIGYEKAAFIAKQAYQQSRPIIEVAAEHTELSESQLRELLDPQKLTLGGL